The Halobellus sp. MBLA0158 genome has a window encoding:
- a CDS encoding radical SAM protein encodes MTDPADISVTLVDGYVDEPAHFGVPPYISTYPRYAAGALVDAGVRRERVTYHTIDELREDRGKWADVADADLFVYIGGMTVPGKYVGGTPAEPDEVRELAWTAEGVSVMGGPIRFGVGEENAGAQEMERQDLDYDFLAMADVEAALYDLVRNDLEGFENRYRDTDELDRWAEKGAFVVEQHPNHPDYLICELETSRGCAYRCSFCTEPMYGDPSFRQPESVVGEVGNLYDRGVRHFRLGRQADILAYGGDGEAPNPEALRELYGGIREVAPDLGTLHLDNMNPITVVKWPEKAREGIRIIAEHNTPGDTAAFGLESADPVVQEKNHLNVTADECFRAIEIVNEEAGWRPGDDPDDAPTHGDGAANRLPKLLPGINLLHGLKGERAETFEHNKQFLERVYDAGLMVRRINIRQVMAFEGTEMADEGADIAREHKKRFKQYKREVREEIDRPMLRRLAPVGTVLPDVHLEYHQDGRTFGRQLGTYPLLVGVPGERELGQTIDAAVVDHGYRSVTAVPYPLDPNAASMDELTAIPGIGDSTAGDIVVNRPYESAAEVPSPEIDFATFTGGYPVDRRAD; translated from the coding sequence ATGACCGATCCGGCCGACATCTCCGTGACGCTCGTCGACGGCTACGTCGACGAGCCGGCGCACTTCGGCGTGCCGCCGTACATCTCCACGTATCCGCGCTATGCGGCCGGGGCGCTCGTCGACGCCGGCGTCCGCCGGGAGCGCGTCACCTACCACACGATCGACGAGCTCCGCGAGGACCGGGGCAAGTGGGCCGACGTCGCCGACGCCGACCTCTTCGTCTACATCGGGGGGATGACCGTCCCCGGAAAGTACGTCGGGGGGACGCCCGCCGAGCCCGACGAAGTCCGGGAACTGGCCTGGACCGCCGAGGGCGTCTCGGTGATGGGCGGGCCGATCCGCTTCGGCGTCGGCGAGGAGAACGCCGGCGCCCAGGAGATGGAGCGCCAGGACCTCGACTACGACTTCCTCGCGATGGCCGATGTCGAGGCCGCGCTCTACGACCTCGTCCGAAACGACTTGGAGGGCTTCGAGAACCGCTACCGCGACACCGACGAACTGGACCGCTGGGCCGAGAAGGGCGCGTTCGTCGTCGAACAGCACCCCAATCACCCGGACTACCTGATCTGCGAACTGGAGACCTCCAGAGGGTGTGCCTACCGCTGTTCGTTCTGCACCGAGCCGATGTACGGCGACCCCTCGTTCCGCCAGCCCGAGTCGGTCGTCGGCGAGGTGGGGAACCTCTACGACCGCGGCGTCCGGCACTTCCGGCTCGGCCGCCAGGCCGACATCCTCGCGTACGGCGGCGACGGCGAGGCGCCCAATCCCGAGGCGTTGCGGGAGCTGTACGGCGGCATCCGGGAGGTCGCGCCCGACCTCGGGACGCTCCACCTCGACAATATGAACCCGATCACGGTGGTGAAGTGGCCCGAGAAGGCGCGGGAGGGCATCCGGATCATCGCCGAGCACAACACCCCCGGCGACACCGCCGCCTTCGGCTTGGAATCGGCCGATCCCGTCGTCCAAGAGAAGAACCACCTGAACGTCACCGCCGACGAGTGCTTCCGGGCGATCGAGATCGTCAACGAGGAGGCCGGCTGGCGTCCCGGCGACGACCCCGACGACGCGCCCACCCACGGCGACGGCGCCGCGAACCGCCTGCCCAAACTGCTGCCCGGCATCAATCTCCTGCACGGGCTGAAGGGCGAGCGCGCGGAGACCTTCGAGCACAACAAGCAGTTCCTGGAGCGCGTCTACGACGCGGGCCTGATGGTCCGCCGGATCAACATCCGGCAGGTGATGGCCTTCGAGGGGACCGAGATGGCCGACGAGGGCGCCGACATCGCCCGCGAACACAAGAAACGCTTCAAGCAGTACAAGCGCGAGGTCCGCGAGGAGATCGACCGGCCGATGCTGCGCCGCCTCGCGCCCGTGGGTACCGTCCTCCCCGACGTCCACCTCGAATACCACCAGGACGGCCGGACGTTCGGCCGGCAGCTGGGGACGTATCCGCTCTTGGTCGGGGTTCCGGGCGAGCGCGAATTAGGACAGACGATCGACGCCGCGGTCGTCGACCACGGCTATCGGTCGGTGACGGCCGTTCCCTACCCGCTGGATCCGAACGCGGCCTCGATGGACGAACTCACGGCGATTCCGGGGATCGGCGACAGCACGGCGGGCGACATCGTGGTCAATCGGCCCTACGAGTCGGCCGCAGAGGTTCCGTCCCCCGAAATCGACTTCGCGACGTTCACCGGCGGCTATCCGGTCGATCGACGGGCGGACTGA
- the rnhA gene encoding ribonuclease HI, translating to MPSVNLDPDVARERLEAAGVEVEPGNTDHERWRAERGDANAVAYDDTVVVQGSRPTDLLAVLREDRGGRAHVYFDGASRGNPGPAAVGWVLVTSDGIVAEGGERIGETTNNRAEYEALERALEAAREYGFDEIDVRGDAQLIVRQVRGEYDTNNPELRERRVRVRELLETFDRWSIEHVPRAVNDRADSLANEALDDG from the coding sequence ATGCCGAGCGTCAATCTCGATCCCGACGTCGCCCGCGAGCGGCTGGAAGCCGCCGGCGTCGAGGTCGAACCGGGCAACACCGACCACGAGCGGTGGCGCGCCGAGCGCGGCGACGCCAACGCTGTCGCCTACGACGACACGGTCGTCGTGCAGGGGTCGCGGCCGACAGATCTCCTCGCCGTGCTCCGCGAGGATCGGGGCGGCCGCGCGCACGTGTACTTCGACGGCGCCAGCCGGGGGAATCCCGGTCCGGCGGCGGTCGGCTGGGTGCTCGTCACGAGCGACGGTATCGTCGCCGAGGGGGGCGAGCGGATCGGCGAGACGACGAACAACCGCGCCGAATACGAGGCCCTGGAGCGCGCGCTCGAAGCCGCGCGGGAGTACGGTTTCGACGAGATCGACGTCCGCGGCGACGCCCAGCTGATCGTCCGGCAGGTCAGGGGCGAGTACGACACCAACAACCCCGAACTGCGGGAGCGGCGGGTCCGCGTGCGCGAACTGCTGGAGACCTTCGACCGGTGGTCGATCGAGCACGTACCGAGAGCGGTAAACGACCGCGCCGACTCACTAGCGAACGAGGCGCTCGACGATGGCTGA
- a CDS encoding DUF7108 domain-containing protein — protein sequence MAERSDGDTGRHSADGERSEGDGDAEVPDDVVEEAERLTRLADEAAVEDAAEAYRDRRDDLVADHDFTARVRDEDDTLVLYPEEWVEDGTVQFDRIDDTDRAVEVSLSGPDHGAEWDAIEERNEAIVDAIEAAHGPDHAANVRAFADFMGNHYLKAVDDATRDEREEFLTEYYPRNAWPSKKQESIVAESVRLATETDLDDVPGA from the coding sequence ATGGCTGAACGAAGCGACGGCGACACCGGACGGCACAGCGCGGACGGCGAGCGGAGCGAGGGCGACGGCGACGCCGAGGTCCCCGACGACGTCGTCGAAGAGGCCGAGCGACTGACGCGGCTCGCCGACGAGGCCGCCGTGGAGGACGCCGCGGAGGCCTACCGCGACCGCCGGGACGATCTGGTGGCCGACCACGACTTTACGGCGCGCGTCCGCGACGAGGACGACACTCTCGTCCTCTACCCCGAGGAGTGGGTCGAGGACGGAACGGTGCAGTTCGACCGGATCGACGACACCGACCGCGCGGTCGAGGTGTCGCTGTCGGGGCCCGACCACGGGGCCGAGTGGGACGCCATCGAAGAGCGGAACGAGGCCATCGTCGACGCGATCGAGGCGGCACACGGCCCCGACCACGCCGCCAACGTCCGCGCGTTCGCGGACTTTATGGGCAATCACTATCTGAAAGCGGTGGACGACGCGACCCGCGACGAGCGCGAGGAGTTCCTCACGGAGTACTACCCACGCAACGCGTGGCCGTCGAAAAAACAGGAATCCATCGTCGCCGAGAGCGTCCGTCTCGCGACCGAGACCGACCTCGACGACGTGCCCGGAGCCTGA
- a CDS encoding transcription initiation factor IIB, with product MTRPTRQREQDADRTRWQGEREDEADEAEDDIDIEDMDEEDLVRTGDGELIHEPTGIVVEEEQIDPGPEWRAFNHSERQEKSRVGAPTTQTMHDKGLTTTIDWKDKDAYGRSISSRKRSQMHRLRKWQERIRTKDAGERNLQFALSEIDRMASALGVPRSVREVASVIYRRALNEDLIRGRSIEGVATSALYAACRKEGIPRSLEEISEVSRVERKEIGRTYRYISQELGLEMKPVDPKKYVPRFCSELDLSKEVQSKANEIIETTSEKGLLSGKSPTGFAAAAIYAASLLCNEKKTQREVADVAQVTEVTIRNRYQEQIEAMGIHS from the coding sequence ATGACACGGCCCACCCGCCAGCGGGAACAGGACGCAGACAGGACGCGATGGCAGGGCGAACGTGAAGACGAGGCGGACGAAGCGGAAGACGACATCGACATCGAGGACATGGACGAGGAAGACCTCGTCCGGACGGGCGACGGCGAGTTGATCCACGAGCCCACGGGGATCGTCGTCGAGGAAGAGCAGATCGACCCCGGGCCGGAGTGGCGGGCGTTCAATCACTCCGAGCGGCAGGAAAAGTCCCGCGTCGGCGCGCCGACGACCCAGACGATGCACGACAAGGGGCTGACGACGACGATCGACTGGAAGGACAAAGACGCCTACGGCCGCTCGATCTCCTCGCGGAAGCGCTCGCAGATGCACCGCCTGCGGAAGTGGCAGGAGCGCATTCGCACGAAGGACGCGGGCGAGCGCAATCTCCAGTTCGCGCTCTCCGAGATCGACCGGATGGCCTCCGCCCTGGGCGTGCCGCGATCGGTACGGGAGGTCGCCTCGGTGATCTACCGACGCGCCCTCAACGAGGACCTGATCCGGGGTCGCTCGATCGAGGGCGTCGCCACCTCCGCGCTGTATGCCGCCTGCCGCAAGGAGGGTATTCCCCGCTCCCTGGAAGAGATCTCCGAGGTCTCCCGCGTCGAGCGCAAGGAGATCGGCCGGACCTACCGCTACATCTCCCAGGAGCTCGGCCTGGAGATGAAGCCGGTCGACCCGAAGAAGTACGTGCCCAGATTCTGCTCGGAGCTCGACCTCTCGAAGGAGGTCCAGTCGAAGGCCAACGAGATCATCGAGACGACCTCCGAGAAGGGCCTGCTGTCGGGGAAGTCGCCGACGGGCTTCGCCGCCGCGGCCATCTACGCGGCCTCGCTGTTGTGTAACGAGAAGAAGACCCAGCGCGAGGTCGCCGACGTCGCTCAGGTCACCGAGGTCACGATCCGAAATCGGTACCAAGAGCAGATCGAAGCGATGGGCATCCACAGTTAG
- a CDS encoding molybdopterin-dependent oxidoreductase — translation MTGLESHEVPEEVDPEGWTLRVTGAVDRPLDLDRADVAALPAETFEEDFACVEGWTAANLTWRGVRVGTLIDRAGPTSAASHALVRAMDGEYACSFPIERLATAVLATELDGEALPVEHGGPARLVPTESGTDCWEQIKWVAEIELRESEPSDGDTAKELALSRIDS, via the coding sequence ATGACGGGACTCGAATCACACGAGGTGCCCGAGGAGGTCGATCCCGAGGGGTGGACGCTCCGAGTCACCGGGGCGGTCGACCGCCCGCTCGACCTCGACAGGGCGGACGTGGCGGCGCTGCCGGCCGAGACGTTCGAGGAGGACTTCGCGTGCGTGGAGGGCTGGACCGCGGCCAACCTCACCTGGCGGGGCGTCCGCGTCGGAACCCTCATCGATCGAGCCGGTCCGACGTCGGCGGCGAGCCACGCGCTCGTCCGGGCGATGGACGGTGAGTACGCGTGTTCCTTCCCGATCGAGAGGCTCGCGACGGCCGTGCTCGCGACCGAACTCGACGGCGAGGCGCTGCCGGTCGAACACGGCGGACCGGCGCGGCTCGTCCCCACCGAGTCCGGCACGGACTGCTGGGAGCAGATCAAGTGGGTCGCAGAAATCGAGCTCCGCGAGTCGGAGCCGAGCGACGGGGACACGGCGAAGGAACTCGCGCTGTCGCGGATCGACTCGTAG
- a CDS encoding TRAM domain-containing protein produces the protein MEISDKLLCLFNADVRAEEDRYVVEVPKREVETGSIDPGETYRVALISRSTESTPETTETERPSSEPQPPVEPGELRYVEIEDIGKQGDGIARVERGYVIIVPDTEVGDRVKIEVTEVKSNFAVGEVIEEEL, from the coding sequence GTGGAAATCTCAGATAAGCTCCTGTGTCTGTTCAACGCGGACGTTCGCGCCGAAGAGGACCGATACGTGGTCGAAGTACCGAAGCGCGAGGTCGAGACCGGGTCGATCGATCCCGGCGAGACCTACCGCGTCGCTCTCATCTCTCGCTCGACCGAGTCCACGCCGGAGACGACAGAGACCGAGCGCCCCTCGTCGGAGCCCCAGCCCCCCGTCGAGCCCGGCGAACTGCGCTACGTCGAGATCGAGGACATCGGCAAGCAGGGCGACGGCATCGCCCGCGTCGAGCGCGGCTACGTCATCATCGTCCCCGACACCGAAGTCGGCGACCGCGTGAAGATCGAGGTCACGGAAGTGAAGTCGAACTTCGCGGTCGGCGAAGTGATCGAAGAGGAACTGTAA
- a CDS encoding inorganic diphosphatase: MTNLWEDLETGPDAPDVVYAVVECLKGERNKYEYDKDVPGVVLDRVLHSNVHYPSDYGFLPQTYYDDEDPFDILVLVEDQTFPGCVIEARPVALMRMDDDGEQDDKVIAVPDEDPRYDEVQDVEDLSDQQKAEISEFFETYKNLEEGKETETLGWEDAAAAKDAIEHSMDLYEEHFG, from the coding sequence ATGACGAACCTCTGGGAAGACCTCGAAACGGGACCGGACGCGCCGGACGTCGTGTACGCCGTCGTCGAGTGCCTGAAGGGAGAGCGGAACAAGTACGAGTACGACAAGGACGTCCCCGGCGTCGTCCTCGACCGCGTGCTCCACTCGAACGTCCACTACCCCTCGGACTACGGCTTCCTCCCGCAGACGTACTACGACGACGAGGACCCCTTCGACATCCTCGTCCTCGTCGAGGACCAAACGTTCCCCGGCTGCGTCATCGAGGCCCGCCCCGTCGCCCTTATGCGGATGGACGACGACGGCGAACAGGACGACAAGGTCATCGCCGTCCCCGACGAGGACCCCCGCTACGACGAGGTCCAGGACGTCGAGGACCTCTCGGATCAGCAGAAGGCCGAGATCTCCGAATTCTTCGAGACGTACAAGAACCTCGAGGAGGGCAAAGAGACCGAGACCCTGGGCTGGGAGGACGCCGCGGCGGCCAAGGACGCCATCGAGCACTCGATGGACCTCTACGAAGAGCACTTCGGGTAG
- a CDS encoding PadR family transcriptional regulator: MSEAQAVTDTESVVRDLTAFQQNILVILAEEPMYGLAIKRQLETYYGTEVNHGRLYPNLDDLVEMGLVEKSELDKRTNQYELTEEGHDALVDQFDWMFAKFVADDERADELVELVESYR, translated from the coding sequence ATGTCAGAGGCACAAGCAGTTACTGACACCGAAAGTGTGGTGCGCGACCTCACGGCGTTCCAGCAGAACATCCTCGTGATCCTGGCCGAGGAACCGATGTACGGCCTGGCCATCAAACGGCAGCTCGAGACCTACTACGGGACCGAGGTGAACCACGGGCGGCTCTACCCCAACCTCGACGACCTCGTCGAGATGGGGCTGGTCGAAAAGAGCGAACTCGACAAGCGGACGAACCAGTACGAACTCACCGAGGAGGGCCACGACGCGCTCGTCGATCAGTTCGACTGGATGTTCGCGAAGTTCGTCGCCGACGACGAACGCGCGGACGAACTCGTCGAACTCGTCGAGTCGTACCGGTAA
- a CDS encoding SHOCT domain-containing protein, producing MRPPRDATPSSTLARYTPDSRRWRRRVAAVAGVAAPLCAYAAVAIISGVKTGLVYNALIALFGILALTLPAVAAASLLAPPSGRETKTRSAGNDAVEALKQRYAAGEISDEEFERRLDTLVRTENGTVDDPSAGVEHAERSRGTAVETNRG from the coding sequence ATGCGCCCTCCACGCGACGCAACGCCGTCGAGCACGCTCGCCAGATACACGCCCGACAGCCGTCGGTGGCGGCGTCGGGTCGCCGCGGTCGCCGGCGTCGCCGCTCCCCTCTGTGCCTACGCCGCGGTGGCAATCATCTCGGGCGTAAAAACGGGGCTCGTGTACAACGCCCTCATCGCGCTGTTCGGAATCCTCGCGCTGACCCTCCCGGCCGTCGCTGCGGCGTCGCTCCTCGCGCCGCCATCCGGCCGGGAAACGAAAACGAGATCCGCCGGAAACGACGCCGTGGAGGCGCTCAAGCAGCGGTACGCCGCGGGAGAGATCTCCGACGAGGAGTTCGAGCGGCGGCTCGACACGCTCGTCCGGACCGAGAACGGCACCGTCGACGACCCGTCGGCCGGGGTCGAACACGCGGAGCGATCTCGGGGGACCGCGGTCGAGACGAACCGCGGGTAG
- a CDS encoding MFS transporter has product MDDARDLTQGIREHLGQFSLHVLLVFATGLTIGSERAVVPVLGRDALGVESLFVIGSFVVSFGFVKSVLNLYAGKWGEEYGRKPVLVAGWLTALPLPAILIYAPNWAWITVGNVLLGINQALTWSMAINAKIDLAGPDQRGLAVGIDEAFGYTGVAVGAWVTGVIAAQAGLRPAPFYFLAAVVVVALLVSVVLIRETVQYARAEGDDDHHDANLPFLAVLKRATYGDRTLFAAAQAGHVENFVDTLFWIAVPLYLTSRGLGLDAVGVVVGVHSAMYFLQIGTGGLADRIGRRWPVIVGMFVAGAGVLGMPLVEGYLPWALLAGLSGLGMALLYPNLMTVPGDAAHPTWRSAGMGVYRMWRDSGYGVGAILIGLSMEFLYVEAAFYLTAGLMFLSGAVVLLWMEETHPEFGTHEPPAPAPESGSPTSD; this is encoded by the coding sequence ATGGACGACGCACGCGACCTCACGCAGGGCATCCGCGAACATCTCGGGCAGTTCTCGCTGCACGTCCTGCTCGTGTTCGCGACGGGGCTGACGATCGGATCCGAGCGCGCGGTCGTGCCCGTTCTCGGCCGCGACGCACTCGGCGTCGAGTCGCTGTTCGTGATCGGTTCGTTCGTGGTCTCCTTCGGGTTCGTGAAGTCCGTGCTCAATCTCTACGCCGGCAAGTGGGGCGAGGAATACGGCCGCAAGCCCGTGCTCGTGGCCGGCTGGCTGACCGCGCTGCCGCTTCCGGCGATCCTGATCTACGCGCCGAACTGGGCGTGGATCACCGTCGGCAACGTCCTCCTGGGGATCAATCAGGCGCTGACCTGGAGTATGGCCATCAACGCCAAGATCGACCTCGCGGGCCCCGACCAGCGCGGCCTCGCCGTGGGGATCGACGAGGCGTTCGGGTACACCGGCGTCGCCGTCGGCGCCTGGGTCACCGGCGTGATCGCCGCGCAGGCGGGTCTCCGGCCGGCGCCGTTCTACTTCCTCGCGGCGGTCGTCGTGGTCGCGCTCCTCGTCTCGGTCGTCCTGATTCGGGAGACCGTCCAGTACGCCCGAGCCGAGGGCGACGACGACCACCACGACGCGAACCTCCCGTTCCTCGCGGTCCTGAAGCGCGCCACCTACGGCGACCGGACGCTGTTCGCGGCGGCGCAGGCCGGTCACGTCGAGAACTTCGTCGACACGCTGTTCTGGATCGCCGTCCCGCTGTACCTCACGAGCCGCGGGCTCGGCCTCGACGCCGTCGGCGTCGTCGTCGGCGTCCACAGCGCGATGTACTTCCTCCAGATCGGAACGGGCGGCCTGGCCGACCGCATCGGGCGCCGCTGGCCCGTCATCGTCGGGATGTTCGTCGCCGGCGCGGGCGTGCTCGGGATGCCGCTCGTCGAGGGCTACCTCCCGTGGGCGCTCCTCGCGGGCCTTTCGGGCCTCGGAATGGCGCTCCTGTATCCGAACCTGATGACGGTCCCGGGCGACGCCGCGCACCCGACGTGGCGCTCGGCCGGGATGGGCGTCTACCGGATGTGGCGCGATTCCGGGTACGGCGTCGGCGCGATCCTGATCGGGCTCTCGATGGAGTTCCTGTACGTCGAGGCCGCGTTCTACCTGACGGCGGGACTGATGTTCCTCTCGGGCGCGGTCGTCCTCCTGTGGATGGAAGAGACCCACCCGGAGTTCGGGACCCACGAGCCGCCGGCTCCCGCACCGGAGTCGGGTTCGCCGACGAGCGACTGA
- the nreA gene encoding DNA repair protein NreA produces the protein MDLEEYVDIERNERAERRRLAEEKSYDILDHLETFQDRFEETVQGDSLYGGVSPSIFVGTSNYPKVSTGLLSPVGHDDDAERFETSGAWYDEGVSISDVFARRTSLLNSNRAQEVTNVADSWNGFLGTQREVAIADRPVTVEIGLDEKPDVDLDVGVEDVATPVGPRARAQSAELAENPHVPRLVEKTLEDDDWNAQGAMTYLYRRGFDVYDINTILSAGALGQTQQRRLVPTRWSITAVDDTVGQYLRGRIRTNPEIGSVEVHRNEFLGNAFWVILAPGKWEYELVEMKAPGSVWNPDPEAGMYLAADSEGREGRTGYVEETAGAYHAARLGVLEHLDDRGRQAKALVLRHVSEDYWGPVGVWQVREAVRDAFGEEYGTAETFGGAVRGVGEHLPISLGTLRRKSTMAAGLQTTFGDFGGG, from the coding sequence ATGGACCTGGAGGAGTACGTCGACATCGAGCGCAACGAGCGGGCGGAGCGTCGACGGCTCGCCGAGGAGAAGTCCTACGACATCCTCGACCACCTCGAGACCTTCCAGGACCGCTTCGAGGAGACCGTCCAGGGCGACTCGCTGTACGGCGGCGTCTCGCCGTCGATCTTCGTCGGCACCTCCAATTATCCGAAGGTGTCGACGGGGCTGCTCTCGCCGGTCGGCCACGACGACGACGCCGAGCGCTTCGAGACCTCGGGGGCGTGGTACGACGAGGGCGTCTCCATCTCGGACGTCTTCGCGCGGCGGACCTCGCTTTTGAACTCCAACCGCGCCCAGGAGGTGACGAACGTCGCCGACTCCTGGAACGGATTTCTGGGGACACAGCGCGAGGTCGCGATCGCGGACCGCCCCGTGACCGTCGAGATCGGTCTCGACGAGAAGCCCGACGTCGACCTCGACGTCGGCGTCGAGGACGTCGCGACGCCCGTGGGGCCGCGCGCGCGAGCCCAGTCCGCGGAGCTGGCGGAGAACCCCCACGTGCCGCGACTCGTCGAGAAGACCCTGGAGGACGACGACTGGAACGCCCAGGGCGCGATGACCTACCTCTACCGGCGCGGCTTCGACGTCTACGACATCAACACGATCCTCTCGGCGGGCGCGCTCGGCCAGACCCAACAGCGCCGACTCGTCCCCACGCGGTGGTCGATCACCGCCGTCGACGACACCGTCGGCCAGTACCTCCGTGGCCGGATCCGGACGAACCCCGAGATCGGGAGCGTGGAGGTCCACCGCAACGAGTTCCTCGGCAACGCCTTCTGGGTGATCCTCGCGCCCGGCAAGTGGGAGTACGAGCTCGTCGAGATGAAGGCGCCCGGCAGCGTCTGGAACCCCGACCCCGAGGCGGGGATGTACCTCGCCGCCGACAGCGAGGGCCGCGAGGGGCGGACGGGCTACGTCGAGGAGACCGCGGGCGCGTACCACGCCGCCCGCCTGGGCGTCCTCGAACACCTCGACGATCGGGGGCGACAGGCCAAGGCGCTCGTCCTCCGGCACGTCTCCGAGGACTACTGGGGCCCGGTCGGCGTCTGGCAGGTGCGGGAGGCCGTCCGCGACGCCTTCGGCGAGGAGTACGGGACCGCAGAGACCTTCGGCGGGGCGGTCCGTGGCGTCGGAGAGCACCTGCCGATCTCGCTGGGCACCCTCCGGCGGAAGTCGACGATGGCGGCCGGGCTCCAGACGACCTTCGGCGACTTCGGCGGCGGCTGA